A window of Ictidomys tridecemlineatus isolate mIctTri1 chromosome 1, mIctTri1.hap1, whole genome shotgun sequence contains these coding sequences:
- the Htr1a gene encoding 5-hydroxytryptamine receptor 1A gives MDVLSPGQGNNTTSSQGPFGTGSNVTDISDVTFSYQLITSLLLGTLIFCAVLGNACVVAAIALERSLQNVANYLIGSLAVTDLMVSVLVLPMAALYQVLNKWTLGQVTCDLFIALDVLCCTSSILHLCAIALDRYWAITDPIDYMNKRTPRRAAALISLTWLIGFLISIPPMLGWRTPEDRLDPDACTISKDHGYTIYSTFGAFYIPLLLMLVLYGRIFRAARFRIRKTVKKVEKKGADTRLGTSPALQPKKSVNGQPGGKDWRRGVENKSLGALCANGAVRQGDDGTALEVIEVHRVGNSKEHLPLPSEGVGAAPCTTASFERKNERNAEAKRKMALARERKTVKTLGIIMGTFILCWLPFFIVALVLPFCESSCHMPTLLGAIINWLGYSNSLLNPVIYAYFNKDFQNAFKKIIKCKFCRR, from the coding sequence ATGGATGTGCTCAGCCCTGGCCAGGGCAACAATACCACATCGTCCCAGGGGCCCTTCGGGACAGGCAGCAATGTTACTGACATCTCCGACGTGACCTTCAGTTACCAACTGATCACCTCTCTGCTGCTAGGCACGCTCATTTTCTGCGCGGTGCTTGGGAATGCGTGCGTGGTGGCTGCCATCGCCCTGGAGCGCTCCCTCCAGAATGTGGCCAACTATCTCATCGGCTCCTTGGCGGTCACTGACCTCATGGTGTCAGTGCTAGTGCTGCCCATGGCCGCGCTGTACCAGGTGCTCAACAAGTGGACTCTGGGCCAGGTCACCTGCGACCTGTTTATCGCCTTGGATGTTCTGTGCTGCACCTCCTCCATCCTGCACCTGTGCGCCATCGCTCTGGACAGGTACTGGGCCATCACTGACCCCATCGACTACATGAACAAGAGGACGCCCCGGCGCGCCGCTGCGCTAATCTCACTCACTTGGCTCATTGGCTTTCTCATCTCCATCCCGCCCATGCTGGGCTGGCGCACCCCAGAAGATCGCTTGGACCCCGACGCGTGCACTATCAGCAAGGACCACGGCTACACTATCTACTCCACTTTCGGCGCTTTCTATATCCCACTGCTGCTCATGCTGGTTCTCTATGGGCGCATCTTCCGTGCCGCTCGCTTCCGCATCCGCAAGACGGTCAAGAAGGTGGAGAAGAAGGGAGCTGACACCCGCCTTGGAACATCTCCGGCTCTGCAACCCAAGAAGAGCGTGAATGGACAGCCAGGTGGCAAAGACTGGAGGCGGGGCGTGGAGAACAAGTCACTGGGGGCTCTGTGCGCCAACGGCGCTGTGAGGCAGGGCGACGATGGCACCGCCCTAGAGGTAATTGAAGTACACCGAGTGGGCAACTCCAAAGAGCACCTGCCACTGCCCAGCGAGGGGGTAGGTGCTGCCCCCTGCACGACCGCCTCCTTCGAGAGGAAGAATGAGCGCAACGCTGAGGCGAAGCGCAAGATGGCCCTGGCCCGTGAGAGGAAGACCGTGAAGACGCTGGGCATCATTATGGGCACCTTTATCCTCTGCTGGCTGCCCTTTTTCATCGTAGCCCTGGTTCTGCCCTTCTGTGAGAGTAGCTGTCACATGCCTACCCTTTTGGGCGCCATAATCAACTGGCTGGGCTACTCCAACTCTCTGCTCAACCCCGTCATTTATGCCTACTTCAACAAGGACTTTCAAAACGCGTTTAAGAAGATCATCAAGTGCAAGTTTTGCCGCCGATGA